A part of Arenicella chitinivorans genomic DNA contains:
- a CDS encoding DUF6928 family protein — translation MGAKTWMIVSSDNQSSSKFKSYPKPNLEKTVALLNRLFPNEKLEKTDDGDLSSTCPPNDMIYAGYFEGISVVAAKEFGIDNPSKLDRRFISESPFSNTYLHAMHSVVDWFAFAKWEDGELKRSLSLSPDSGILEDIGERIEFEIPYWNGGHPAVDSDEDDEEEYPFEFHPLELGEAVLKAFFGYQLEGFVDDELIEPERITLFGFKRAKPWWKIW, via the coding sequence ATGGGAGCAAAGACATGGATGATTGTATCTTCGGATAATCAATCATCAAGTAAGTTTAAGAGCTATCCGAAACCGAATCTGGAGAAGACTGTAGCGCTATTGAACCGTTTATTTCCTAACGAAAAACTCGAGAAAACTGACGATGGGGATTTGTCCTCCACATGTCCTCCTAACGACATGATTTATGCCGGATACTTTGAGGGAATTTCAGTCGTCGCTGCAAAAGAGTTCGGTATCGATAATCCATCAAAATTAGATCGGCGTTTTATATCAGAGTCTCCTTTTAGCAATACCTATCTTCATGCCATGCATAGTGTTGTTGATTGGTTTGCGTTTGCTAAGTGGGAGGATGGTGAGCTCAAGCGATCACTGAGCCTTTCGCCCGATAGTGGAATACTCGAAGATATTGGTGAACGGATTGAGTTTGAAATCCCTTATTGGAATGGGGGGCACCCAGCCGTTGATTCTGACGAGGATGATGAAGAGGAATATCCGTTCGAATTTCACCCGTTAGAGCTTGGAGAGGCCGTATTGAAGGCGTTTTTTGGTTATCAATTAGAAGGTTTTGTCGATGACGAACTTATTGAGCCTGAACGGATTACGCTCTTCGGTTTCAAGCGGGCTAAACCTTGGTGGAAAATATGGTAA